CCCCCGGAGCGAGTGAGGCGAGGAGCATCCCTTGCCGTTTCCAAGGATTCCCATCGCCTTGACAGGGCGATACGCAGAAGGGCGGGTTGCCCGTCTGGCCGGGGAGCCCTGGGGCCGTCAGCCGAGGGCCTGGAGCAGTTCGTTGCACGCTTGTTCGCAGGAGTGACAGGTTTCGGCGCACAGGCGGCAGTGTTCGTGCATGCTGGCGTGTGAGGAGCATTCGTCGGCGCAGGCTCTGCACGCGGTGGCGCAGGCGGTGAGCATGGCGCGGGTGACGTTGGCGTCGTAGCCGGTGTGCCGGGAAAGTACGGACGCGGTGGCGTTGCAGATGTCGGCGCAGTCCATGTCGGTGCGGATGCACTTGGTGAGATCGCCGACCATGCCCTCCGATAGGCAGGCGTCCGCGCACGCGGTACACGCTTGGGCGCAGGCGATGCATTCTTCGATGCAACGGGTGAGCTTCTTGCGGTCGACGTCGCCCAGGTCGGCCGGGTATGTGGCGAGCATGTCCTTCACGGTGGTGGACATAAGGATGCCTCTGTCTCTCCGTGGGACCGGCGGATCCGGTTGGTCGCCTCGCGAGTCCCCGGTATACCTCCAGCTAACTCCCATCAGCGCGAACGCGCCCGGCGCATGTGAGGTGCACCGGGCGCGTTGCGGGTAAGAGGTCAGTGGTAGGCGTGGACGACGGCGTGGCCCTTGCCGCGCCCGATCATCCACTTGTTCACCGGCGTCGTGATCAGGAACGCGACGACGAATCCGCCCAGGAGCGCCGACCAGAACAGCCCGTCCGACAGGTGGGCCTCCATCGCGCCGGGGGTCAGGGCGATGATGCCGTTGTCGACCAGCTCCATCACGGCGATCGAGACGGTGTCGGCGGCCAGTGCCACCTTGACTGCGCTCTTGAGGTCCAGGCCCGCCCGGAGAACCGCGAACAGCGTGAACGAGTAGCCGAAAAGGAACGCCAGCGAGATTGCCAGGACCATGGTCTCCACGTTGCCCCACAGCAGCGCGGTGCCGATCACCATGCCGAGGATCTCGCCGATGGCGCAGCCGGTCAGGCAGTGCAGGGTGGCCTTCGCGGCCATCGGCCAAGACGCGCCCTGCGCGTACTTTCCGTGGTGATCGGCGTGCGCGTGGTGGCCCTCGTGGGTGGCCGGGTCGTGTCCGGTGCCGGTTCGGTGAGTGCTGTGGTCCATGACCTTCATCCCCATTCCCGTCCAGTGTGGTCCGTTCGCCGGGCTCCACATATCAACCGTATACCCCCTAGGGGTATTCCTCTAGTGGTCTTCTGCCGCCTGTGTCGACTGGTGGAGGATCTTCCAGGTGC
The DNA window shown above is from Streptomyces sp. Alt3 and carries:
- a CDS encoding four-helix bundle copper-binding protein translates to MSTTVKDMLATYPADLGDVDRKKLTRCIEECIACAQACTACADACLSEGMVGDLTKCIRTDMDCADICNATASVLSRHTGYDANVTRAMLTACATACRACADECSSHASMHEHCRLCAETCHSCEQACNELLQALG
- a CDS encoding DUF4396 domain-containing protein; amino-acid sequence: MDHSTHRTGTGHDPATHEGHHAHADHHGKYAQGASWPMAAKATLHCLTGCAIGEILGMVIGTALLWGNVETMVLAISLAFLFGYSFTLFAVLRAGLDLKSAVKVALAADTVSIAVMELVDNGIIALTPGAMEAHLSDGLFWSALLGGFVVAFLITTPVNKWMIGRGKGHAVVHAYH